The following are encoded together in the Parabacteroides chongii genome:
- the asnS gene encoding asparagine--tRNA ligase, which produces METITRTKIVDVLKSEAYGTTVNVKGWVRTRRGSKQVSFIALNDGSTINNVQIVVDVEKLGEEFLKPITTGACISVNGELVKSQGQGQNVEIQAAEIQIYGTADPATYPLQKKGHSLEFLREIAHLRPRTNTFGAVFRIRHNMAIAIHKFFHERGFFYFHTPIITASDCEGAGQMFQVTTMNLYDLKKDENGSIIYEDDFFGKQASLTVSGQLEGELAAMSLGAIYTFGPTFRAENSNTPRHLAEFWMIEPEVAFNEIAENMQLAEDFIKYCVQWALDNCMEDIQFLNNMFDKELIERLQFVLKHDFIRLPYTEGVKILEDAVAKGHKFEFPIYWGADLASEHERYLVEEHFKCPVILTDYPKEIKSFYMKQNEDGKTVRAMDVLFPKIGEIIGGSQREEDYEKLSRRAKEMGVPEKDIWWYLDTRRFGTAPHSGFGLGFERLLLFVTGMTNIRDVIPFPRTPNNADF; this is translated from the coding sequence ATGGAAACAATTACTAGAACAAAAATTGTAGATGTACTGAAAAGCGAGGCTTACGGTACGACCGTTAACGTGAAGGGGTGGGTTCGTACCCGTCGTGGTAGTAAACAGGTTAGCTTTATTGCGCTGAATGACGGTTCTACAATAAATAATGTTCAGATCGTTGTGGATGTGGAAAAATTGGGTGAAGAGTTCCTTAAACCGATTACTACCGGCGCTTGTATCAGTGTGAACGGTGAATTGGTCAAATCACAGGGACAGGGTCAGAATGTGGAGATACAGGCTGCTGAAATTCAGATTTACGGTACTGCTGATCCCGCTACTTATCCGCTGCAGAAGAAAGGTCATTCACTTGAGTTCCTTCGTGAAATAGCGCACCTGCGTCCGCGTACCAATACGTTTGGTGCTGTCTTCCGCATTCGTCACAATATGGCGATCGCTATTCATAAGTTCTTTCATGAAAGAGGTTTCTTCTATTTCCATACACCGATCATTACAGCTTCAGACTGCGAAGGTGCCGGACAGATGTTCCAGGTAACGACGATGAATCTGTATGATTTGAAGAAAGACGAGAACGGTTCTATCATTTACGAGGATGATTTCTTCGGAAAGCAGGCTAGCTTGACGGTTTCCGGTCAGCTGGAAGGCGAATTGGCTGCCATGTCTTTGGGAGCGATTTACACTTTCGGACCGACATTCCGTGCAGAAAACTCCAATACTCCACGCCACCTGGCAGAGTTCTGGATGATCGAGCCGGAAGTAGCATTTAATGAGATTGCGGAAAACATGCAGCTGGCTGAAGACTTTATCAAGTATTGTGTGCAGTGGGCTTTGGATAACTGTATGGAAGATATCCAGTTCCTGAACAATATGTTTGATAAGGAATTGATCGAACGCCTGCAATTCGTCTTGAAACATGACTTTATCCGTCTGCCTTATACGGAAGGGGTCAAGATCCTGGAAGATGCTGTGGCTAAAGGACATAAGTTTGAATTTCCGATCTATTGGGGAGCAGACCTTGCTTCAGAACATGAACGTTATTTGGTGGAAGAACATTTCAAATGTCCGGTTATCCTGACTGATTATCCGAAAGAGATCAAGTCTTTCTATATGAAGCAGAATGAGGATGGAAAGACAGTTCGTGCCATGGATGTATTGTTCCCGAAGATCGGTGAGATTATCGGCGGATCACAACGTGAGGAAGATTACGAAAAACTGTCGAGACGTGCAAAAGAAATGGGTGTACCTGAAAAAGATATCTGGTGGTATCTGGATACCCGTCGTTT
- a CDS encoding pseudouridine synthase, producing MSTEEREESQPRPRKVIPSIRRENTDQEGERRPYNQGYSRPEGNNYERRPYNRPSRDDRGGYNSYGDNRSSYGDRPSRPRTYDNREGGGYNSRPSYNNRDNNRGGYSNNREGGYNRPSYGNNRPSYGNNDRSYGNNDRSYGGGGGFNRPSRPNYDERPGRAYSASPEGDATGDGMKKRRPRVGDTRVNSYDSRDNRGGGRPSYGNNNRGGGYGNNGGGYGNRRPQQRRTNDYNPNAKYNFQKQLKYKEVLADPNEPIRLNKFLSNAGVCSRREADEFITAGAVKVNDVVVTELGTKITRQDKVEFNDKPVQIESKVYIVLNKPKNCVTTSDDPQERLTVMDLVKNACQERIYPVGRLDRNTTGVLLLTNDGDLASKLTHPSFKKKKIYHVWLDKNVSIEDMEKIANGLELEDGEIHADAISYASEDDKSQVGIEIHSGRNRIVRRIFESLGYHVTKLDRVYFAGLTKKMLGRGKWRYLNEREVNALRMGAFE from the coding sequence ATGAGCACAGAAGAAAGAGAAGAATCTCAACCGCGTCCTAGAAAGGTGATACCAAGTATCAGACGGGAAAACACAGATCAGGAAGGTGAAAGAAGACCTTACAATCAAGGTTACAGCAGACCTGAGGGAAACAACTATGAACGGAGACCATATAACCGCCCAAGCCGGGATGACCGCGGTGGTTATAATTCTTATGGGGATAACCGCTCATCTTACGGAGACCGTCCGAGTCGTCCTCGGACGTATGACAACCGTGAAGGTGGTGGTTATAACAGCAGACCTTCTTACAACAACCGCGACAACAATCGGGGTGGTTACAGCAACAATCGTGAAGGCGGATACAACCGTCCTTCTTATGGTAACAATCGCCCCTCTTATGGTAACAATGATCGTTCTTATGGAAACAACGATCGTTCGTATGGTGGCGGCGGCGGTTTCAACCGTCCTTCTCGTCCTAACTATGACGAAAGACCGGGCAGAGCCTATTCCGCTTCTCCGGAAGGAGATGCAACCGGCGACGGTATGAAGAAAAGAAGACCTAGAGTAGGTGATACTCGTGTCAACTCTTACGACTCTCGCGATAATCGCGGTGGCGGCAGACCTTCATACGGTAACAATAATCGCGGTGGCGGATATGGAAACAATGGCGGTGGCTACGGAAACAGACGTCCGCAACAACGTCGTACAAACGATTACAACCCGAATGCCAAGTACAACTTCCAGAAACAGTTGAAGTATAAGGAAGTATTGGCTGACCCTAACGAACCGATCCGTCTGAACAAGTTCTTGTCTAATGCTGGAGTTTGTTCACGTCGTGAAGCAGATGAATTTATCACAGCTGGTGCTGTAAAAGTAAATGATGTAGTAGTTACTGAACTGGGGACAAAGATCACCCGTCAGGATAAGGTAGAATTCAACGATAAACCGGTACAGATCGAAAGCAAGGTGTATATCGTATTGAACAAACCTAAAAACTGTGTGACTACGTCGGATGATCCTCAGGAACGTCTTACCGTTATGGATCTGGTGAAGAATGCTTGCCAGGAACGTATCTATCCGGTAGGTCGTCTGGACCGTAACACAACCGGTGTATTGCTTCTTACTAATGATGGCGACTTGGCTTCAAAGCTGACTCACCCGTCATTCAAGAAAAAGAAGATCTATCACGTTTGGTTGGATAAGAACGTTTCTATCGAAGACATGGAAAAGATTGCTAACGGACTGGAACTGGAAGACGGTGAAATCCATGCAGATGCAATCAGCTATGCCAGCGAAGACGACAAGAGCCAGGTGGGTATCGAAATCCACTCGGGACGTAACCGTATCGTGCGTCGTATCTTTGAATCGCTGGGATATCATGTAACGAAGCTGGATCGTGTATACTTTGCCGGATTGACTAAAAAGATGCTCGGACGTGGAAAATGGCGTTATCTGAACGAACGTGAGGTGAACGCGCTTCGAATGGGTGCTTTTGAATAA